From one Alicyclobacillus acidocaldarius subsp. acidocaldarius Tc-4-1 genomic stretch:
- the ilvE gene encoding branched-chain-amino-acid transaminase, whose product MASQVFLDGDFISSDAASVSVFDHGLLYGDGVFEGIRAYDGNVFRLKPHIERLYRSAKSILLEIPYTQDELTELVCETVRRNHLSSAYIRLVVTRGSGDLGLNPYNCAKARVFIIAEQLSMFPKALYEQGIRAITAATRRTRGDMLNPKIKSLNYLNNILIKMEAIHAGANEAIVLNNEGYVVEGSGENIFIVRDGVLITPPAYLGALEGITRQAVMDLAPSLGLEVRQEPFTQHDVYVADEVFLTGTAAEIVPVVEVDRRAVGQGVPGPVTKRVHAAFQEIVRTDGVRIEAAHV is encoded by the coding sequence GTGGCATCACAGGTTTTTCTCGACGGCGATTTTATCTCCAGCGACGCAGCCAGCGTGTCGGTGTTCGATCACGGCCTCCTTTACGGCGATGGCGTCTTCGAAGGAATCCGCGCATATGACGGAAATGTATTCCGCCTCAAACCGCACATCGAACGACTTTATCGTTCGGCCAAGTCTATTCTTCTCGAGATTCCGTATACGCAGGACGAATTGACAGAGCTCGTATGCGAGACCGTTCGGCGCAATCATCTGTCTTCGGCGTACATCCGTCTCGTGGTCACGCGCGGCAGCGGGGACCTGGGGCTGAATCCATACAACTGCGCGAAGGCCCGCGTGTTCATCATCGCGGAACAGCTCTCGATGTTTCCGAAGGCGCTGTACGAGCAGGGCATCCGCGCCATCACGGCTGCCACGCGGCGCACGCGGGGCGACATGCTCAATCCGAAGATCAAGTCACTCAACTATCTCAACAATATACTCATTAAAATGGAAGCGATTCATGCGGGTGCCAATGAAGCGATTGTCCTCAACAACGAGGGCTATGTGGTAGAGGGTTCCGGCGAGAACATCTTCATCGTGCGCGATGGCGTTCTCATTACTCCTCCGGCCTATCTCGGGGCGCTCGAGGGCATCACGCGCCAAGCGGTGATGGATTTGGCCCCTTCACTCGGCCTTGAGGTGCGGCAAGAGCCGTTCACCCAGCACGACGTGTACGTGGCGGACGAGGTGTTTCTCACAGGGACAGCGGCGGAGATTGTCCCGGTGGTCGAGGTGGACCGCCGCGCCGTTGGTCAAGGCGTTCCGGGGCCG
- a CDS encoding homoserine dehydrogenase produces the protein MQIPIGLLGCGTVGAGVVSLVRRRADRVANMTGLRPVIQKILVRDLHKDRGVHFEHEQLTTSAEDILGDPDIQIVVETIGGIEPARTYILEALARKKHVVTANKDLIALHGPEILQTAAANGVSILFEASVGGAIPLLGPLQENLTANEVTDLKGIINGTTNFILSKMTEEGLDFDEALALAQELGYAEADPSSDVDGLDAARKLVILASIAFHTEVHLSDVRVEGIRHVTASDVRYADEAGYVIKLLADGRDRNGRLSLSVRPTLIPKSHPLAHVSDAFNALFVRGDAAGDLMFFGRGAGRMPTASAVVGDIIALVRNLKLGVVTSWPYALAGSRKPVVDFEDDLYKFYFRLMAADQPGVFAQVAHLFGELRVSMETVLQKRVAGGQAEIVIVSHEIPGKLAHEVATRLRSMPNIAVEAVMPVEPVNE, from the coding sequence ATGCAGATACCCATCGGCCTCTTGGGATGTGGCACCGTAGGCGCAGGCGTGGTATCGCTGGTGCGCAGAAGGGCGGACCGCGTCGCCAACATGACCGGTTTGCGCCCTGTGATTCAGAAGATCCTCGTGCGCGATCTTCATAAGGACCGCGGCGTGCACTTTGAACACGAACAACTCACGACGTCCGCCGAGGACATCCTGGGTGATCCCGACATCCAAATTGTCGTGGAGACCATCGGAGGTATTGAGCCTGCGCGCACCTACATTCTTGAGGCTTTGGCGCGCAAAAAGCATGTCGTCACGGCGAACAAGGATCTCATCGCGCTTCACGGCCCGGAGATTCTCCAGACAGCCGCGGCGAATGGGGTCAGCATTCTGTTTGAGGCGTCGGTGGGCGGCGCCATACCCCTCCTGGGGCCGCTGCAGGAGAACCTCACCGCAAACGAGGTCACGGATCTCAAAGGCATCATCAATGGAACCACCAATTTCATTTTGTCCAAGATGACGGAAGAGGGTCTTGACTTCGACGAGGCGCTGGCCCTCGCGCAGGAGCTGGGCTACGCAGAGGCGGATCCGTCGAGCGACGTCGACGGCCTCGACGCCGCGCGAAAGCTCGTCATTCTGGCTTCCATTGCGTTTCACACCGAGGTGCATTTGTCGGACGTCCGCGTCGAAGGAATTCGACATGTGACGGCCAGCGACGTGCGATATGCGGATGAGGCCGGATATGTCATCAAGCTGCTGGCCGACGGTCGGGATCGCAATGGACGGCTGTCGTTGTCCGTGCGTCCGACGCTCATTCCCAAGAGCCATCCTCTGGCTCACGTCTCGGACGCCTTCAACGCCCTGTTCGTTCGCGGGGACGCCGCGGGAGATCTCATGTTTTTCGGCCGCGGCGCCGGTCGAATGCCCACGGCGAGCGCCGTGGTCGGCGATATCATCGCGCTCGTGCGCAACCTCAAACTGGGCGTCGTGACGAGTTGGCCGTACGCGCTCGCGGGAAGCCGCAAGCCGGTGGTCGACTTCGAGGACGATCTCTACAAGTTCTACTTCCGGCTCATGGCAGCCGATCAGCCCGGCGTCTTTGCGCAAGTGGCGCACCTGTTTGGGGAACTGCGGGTGAGCATGGAGACGGTCTTGCAGAAGCGTGTGGCGGGCGGACAGGCCGAGATTGTCATCGTGTCCCACGAGATCCCGGGTAAGCTTGCGCACGAGGTGGCCACACGGCTTCGTTCGATGCCGAATATCGCGGTGGAAGCAGTCATGCCGGTCGAGCCGGTCAACGAGTGA
- a CDS encoding carbohydrate kinase family protein, with translation MYDVLAIGEVLIDFSVVTSTDVPQMFGSAGGAPANVLAAVAKLGGRCRMVAGVGDDAFGDFVCRVLKAVGIDDSGVVRVGTRTTLAFVHIAPDGERSFSFDRHPGADTKLRPEHLQSEWFEQTKLVHLGSLALSDEPARSAAHHALDLARHSHRVVTFDVNYRPALWPDPREAVEQSLRVIGLADVVKCSEEELRLLTGRHNPEEALLELTHAFPGTRFLGTLGRAGSLAVIQGECRHIPSIPVQAVDTTAAGDAFFGALLYQMTNDADPEAVRKRLQDDAFWLSALHFANVAGALTASRRGAIDALPTLSDILEHMPA, from the coding sequence ATGTACGACGTATTGGCCATTGGTGAAGTGTTGATTGACTTTAGCGTGGTGACGTCGACAGACGTACCGCAGATGTTCGGCTCGGCAGGCGGCGCGCCCGCGAACGTGCTCGCGGCCGTGGCGAAGCTCGGTGGTCGATGCAGAATGGTGGCAGGCGTGGGAGACGATGCGTTCGGCGACTTCGTTTGCCGCGTGCTCAAGGCCGTCGGCATCGACGACAGTGGCGTGGTACGCGTTGGGACCCGGACTACGCTGGCGTTTGTTCACATCGCACCAGACGGCGAGCGCTCGTTTTCGTTCGATCGCCATCCAGGCGCAGACACTAAGCTTCGGCCCGAACATCTGCAGTCCGAGTGGTTCGAGCAGACGAAATTGGTGCACCTCGGATCGCTCGCGCTTTCTGACGAACCTGCCCGTTCCGCTGCCCACCATGCGCTCGATCTCGCCCGCCATTCCCATCGCGTGGTGACCTTCGATGTGAATTACCGTCCTGCCCTGTGGCCGGACCCTCGCGAAGCGGTGGAGCAGTCGCTCCGCGTCATTGGCCTCGCGGATGTGGTGAAATGCTCAGAGGAAGAACTGCGCTTGCTCACCGGACGACACAACCCGGAAGAAGCTCTCCTTGAGTTGACCCACGCGTTTCCCGGAACGCGGTTCTTGGGTACCCTCGGCCGGGCCGGGTCCCTCGCGGTCATCCAAGGCGAATGCCGCCATATCCCTTCCATTCCCGTCCAGGCCGTGGACACGACCGCCGCGGGCGACGCGTTCTTTGGTGCTCTCCTCTACCAAATGACAAACGACGCGGATCCCGAGGCGGTCCGAAAGCGCCTCCAGGACGATGCGTTCTGGCTTTCCGCGCTTCATTTTGCCAATGTCGCGGGCGCACTGACGGCCTCTCGCCGTGGCGCCATCGACGCCCTTCCGACCCTTTCCGACATTTTGGAACATATGCCTGCTTGA
- a CDS encoding carbohydrate ABC transporter permease: MIVSITSTFFVLLFGSMAGFAIARLPMKGKQPMLIFLLIISVFPPLVVITPLYMLLRDVGWLDSYQALVIPYTAFNLPFAIWILRNYFLQVPGALFEAAKMDGASVFMSYWRIFLPLTTPGLFTAAVFTFVACWTEFFMALVFNPDNTMRTIPVGIALFSGQYTVPYGTIFAGSVVSIVPIVILVVIFRRWIVSGLTQGAVKG; the protein is encoded by the coding sequence GTGATTGTCTCCATCACATCGACGTTCTTCGTGCTTCTGTTCGGATCCATGGCGGGCTTTGCCATTGCTCGGCTTCCCATGAAAGGGAAGCAGCCGATGCTCATCTTTCTGCTCATCATCTCAGTATTTCCTCCGCTCGTCGTCATTACGCCGCTGTACATGTTGTTGCGAGACGTGGGATGGCTCGATTCCTATCAGGCGCTCGTCATCCCCTACACAGCGTTCAACTTGCCATTCGCCATTTGGATTCTCCGCAACTACTTTCTGCAGGTGCCAGGCGCCTTGTTTGAAGCGGCCAAGATGGACGGAGCATCGGTGTTCATGTCGTATTGGCGCATCTTCCTGCCGCTCACCACGCCGGGGCTCTTTACGGCAGCGGTGTTCACGTTCGTCGCCTGCTGGACGGAGTTTTTCATGGCGCTCGTGTTCAACCCTGACAACACTATGCGCACCATTCCGGTTGGGATTGCGCTATTCAGCGGGCAGTACACGGTTCCGTACGGCACCATCTTCGCGGGTTCCGTCGTGTCGATTGTTCCCATCGTCATTCTCGTGGTCATCTTCCGCCGCTGGATTGTCTCGGGGTTGACGCAGGGCGCGGTCAAAGGCTAA
- a CDS encoding carbohydrate ABC transporter permease — MSKAMEGHASFQTDGRRASVVRHDVRAGFGMLTPAGIVILAVTIFPILYSVWMSFNNIQLTENGFQFTFNGIQNYVDVYSAPLFWHSVWFTVYYAIVTVAIELFLGLLIALAIQNVEKLKSVSVVVMLIPWSLITVISAEMWGYIYNGVYGVLNAILQGLGVIHSPVNWTGEPVTAVIALMAADIWKTTPFVVIILLSGLQMIPKDYYEAARIDGANGWQIFWNVTLPQLRGSIAIAGLFRILQAFGIFDLPFVLTQGGPGSATTSLAMLGEETLFTNLHFGLGAAVAVSTVILILGACLIFLSAFRGMVGEEAQ; from the coding sequence ATGTCAAAGGCGATGGAAGGACATGCATCGTTTCAAACCGATGGCAGGCGAGCGAGCGTCGTTCGCCACGACGTTCGCGCGGGCTTTGGGATGTTGACCCCTGCCGGCATTGTCATCCTGGCCGTGACCATTTTCCCCATCCTCTATTCCGTGTGGATGAGCTTCAATAACATTCAATTGACGGAGAACGGATTTCAGTTCACGTTCAATGGAATTCAAAACTACGTGGATGTGTATTCCGCCCCGCTGTTCTGGCACAGTGTGTGGTTCACTGTGTATTACGCCATTGTCACTGTGGCCATCGAACTGTTTTTGGGGCTGCTCATTGCGCTTGCCATCCAGAACGTGGAGAAACTCAAGAGCGTTTCAGTCGTGGTGATGCTCATTCCATGGTCGCTCATCACGGTCATTTCCGCCGAGATGTGGGGTTACATCTACAACGGCGTCTATGGTGTGCTGAACGCCATCCTTCAGGGTCTCGGTGTGATCCACAGCCCTGTCAACTGGACCGGTGAGCCAGTGACGGCTGTGATCGCCCTCATGGCGGCGGATATTTGGAAGACCACGCCGTTTGTCGTCATCATCCTATTGAGCGGGTTGCAGATGATCCCAAAAGACTACTACGAGGCGGCGCGCATCGACGGCGCAAATGGATGGCAAATCTTCTGGAATGTAACGCTTCCCCAATTGCGCGGCAGCATTGCCATTGCAGGGCTGTTTCGGATTCTGCAAGCTTTCGGCATCTTCGACCTGCCGTTCGTGCTCACGCAGGGTGGCCCAGGTTCGGCGACCACGTCGCTCGCCATGCTGGGTGAGGAAACGCTATTCACGAACCTGCACTTTGGCTTGGGAGCAGCTGTCGCCGTCAGCACAGTAATCCTCATTTTAGGGGCTTGTCTAATTTTCCTGTCTGCTTTTCGTGGGATGGTCGGGGAGGAAGCGCAATGA
- a CDS encoding ABC transporter substrate-binding protein translates to MKSKVKRWTSVALASSAAAALVVGCGQPNNTASQANTNGSASTAASSASTVSVAGVRIAKPTHLVNYKNASGTIVWAESFTTGPTASELVSAFEKKYPKIKVKLQVQPSNTDTNRADLTASISGGSSTPDVYMGDVIWPAQFAHNQLAAPLSDYLPTSFWTRFSNGLVAGATYNGKVYAAPLFADTAFLYYRKDLLAKYHLPVPKTWQQLQTEASYIVKHGGARYGFVWQGADYEGLTCDFDEYLADAGGSVLTNGKATLNTAAAKQALSFMRGLITSGVTPQSVDTFQEPQSENVFTQGNAVFLRNWSYAWSDSQNPQSSKVVGKVGVAPLPTFAGHGSSGYSTVGGWDLYLNPHTKNLAAALQFIDWMTSPQAQEILAANSEMPTIKAVADSPSLAKYSPVFALLPQVKFVSRPAQTPNYPAVSKAIYDNVNAALAGSVSVAQALKNANQQIQQALSGSGSGGL, encoded by the coding sequence ATGAAGAGCAAGGTCAAGCGTTGGACAAGCGTCGCGCTCGCGAGCTCGGCAGCCGCGGCACTGGTCGTTGGATGCGGACAGCCAAACAACACGGCGTCCCAGGCCAACACGAATGGAAGCGCATCCACTGCGGCGTCGTCCGCCAGCACGGTGAGCGTGGCCGGGGTGCGGATCGCGAAGCCGACCCACCTTGTGAACTATAAGAACGCCTCGGGCACGATTGTCTGGGCGGAGTCATTCACCACTGGCCCCACCGCCAGCGAGTTGGTCTCGGCGTTTGAAAAGAAATACCCCAAGATCAAAGTGAAGTTGCAGGTTCAGCCCTCGAACACCGACACCAACCGCGCCGACCTGACGGCTTCCATCAGCGGCGGATCTTCCACGCCAGACGTCTACATGGGCGACGTGATCTGGCCCGCTCAGTTTGCCCACAATCAGTTGGCGGCGCCGCTCTCGGATTATCTGCCCACGTCCTTCTGGACGCGCTTTTCGAACGGCTTGGTGGCAGGAGCCACGTATAACGGAAAGGTCTACGCGGCGCCGCTGTTTGCCGATACAGCATTCCTTTATTACCGCAAGGACCTGTTGGCCAAGTATCATCTGCCCGTGCCGAAGACGTGGCAGCAACTGCAAACGGAGGCTTCTTACATCGTGAAGCACGGTGGAGCGAGGTATGGGTTCGTCTGGCAGGGCGCTGATTACGAGGGGCTCACCTGCGACTTCGACGAGTACCTGGCGGATGCAGGCGGCAGCGTGCTGACGAACGGCAAAGCTACGCTGAACACAGCGGCTGCGAAACAGGCACTCTCGTTCATGCGAGGGCTCATCACGTCCGGTGTCACGCCCCAATCGGTGGACACGTTCCAGGAGCCCCAGTCTGAGAATGTGTTCACGCAAGGGAATGCCGTGTTCCTGCGCAACTGGTCCTACGCGTGGTCGGATTCCCAGAATCCGCAGAGCTCGAAGGTCGTGGGCAAGGTCGGCGTAGCGCCTCTTCCGACATTTGCTGGACACGGCTCGAGCGGCTACAGCACGGTCGGTGGCTGGGACCTGTACCTCAACCCGCACACGAAGAATCTGGCAGCCGCCCTTCAGTTCATTGACTGGATGACGAGCCCGCAGGCTCAGGAAATTCTGGCGGCCAACTCGGAGATGCCCACCATCAAGGCTGTGGCGGACAGCCCGTCGCTCGCCAAGTACAGCCCGGTGTTCGCCCTGTTGCCACAGGTGAAGTTCGTCTCGCGGCCGGCGCAGACACCGAACTATCCGGCGGTCTCCAAGGCCATTTACGACAACGTCAACGCGGCGCTGGCTGGCAGTGTGTCTGTAGCGCAGGCGCTGAAGAACGCGAACCAGCAAATTCAGCAGGCTCTGAGCGGCAGCGGTTCGGGCGGTCTCTGA
- a CDS encoding LacI family DNA-binding transcriptional regulator, whose product MRATIRDVAKAAGVSAATVSRALNRPDLVDPETLERVRKVMEEMSYQPSAIARGLSARRSDTLGLIVPGITDFFFNELYKGIDRASQQYGMKVLLYDSEHSRERAFEGFSILSGYQVSGIIFTSKLVTEDYDPILQRLNIPVVLTLTQSAAKTPLTAFRIDEVRAMFDVVAYLVSRGHRQIAMIAGQIWDDWTGELRLEGYREGLRHFGIEYCEARVEFGQYRFDDGYQAMQRLLERIRDVPFTAVCTASDEMALGAIRCLNDHGYRVPDDISVMGFDDLPIARMVTPRLTTVAQPFHEIGEEAVKWLIRAASQPPSPSEIGDYLLPHRLVERESVRSVS is encoded by the coding sequence TTGCGAGCGACCATCCGCGACGTCGCCAAGGCGGCGGGGGTGTCTGCCGCGACCGTGTCTCGCGCCCTGAATCGGCCGGACCTGGTCGATCCCGAGACCCTCGAACGCGTTCGCAAGGTGATGGAAGAGATGTCGTATCAGCCGAGCGCCATCGCTCGAGGACTATCCGCGCGAAGAAGCGACACGCTGGGGCTCATCGTGCCCGGCATCACGGATTTCTTTTTCAACGAGCTCTACAAGGGCATTGATCGTGCCAGTCAACAGTACGGCATGAAGGTCTTGCTGTACGACTCTGAGCATTCGCGCGAGCGGGCGTTTGAGGGCTTCTCCATCCTCAGCGGCTACCAGGTGTCGGGCATCATCTTCACCAGCAAACTGGTGACGGAGGACTACGACCCCATTCTTCAGCGGCTCAACATCCCTGTCGTCCTCACGCTGACGCAGAGCGCCGCGAAGACGCCGCTCACCGCCTTTCGCATCGATGAAGTGCGAGCCATGTTCGACGTCGTGGCGTACCTGGTGTCCAGAGGACATCGGCAGATTGCGATGATCGCTGGACAGATATGGGATGACTGGACTGGCGAGTTGCGCTTGGAAGGGTATCGGGAGGGGCTTCGCCATTTCGGAATCGAGTATTGCGAGGCGCGCGTGGAGTTTGGGCAGTATCGTTTTGATGACGGCTATCAGGCCATGCAGCGCTTGCTGGAGCGGATCCGAGACGTGCCCTTCACAGCGGTGTGCACCGCGTCGGATGAAATGGCGCTCGGCGCGATACGCTGTTTGAACGATCACGGCTATCGCGTGCCAGATGACATCTCTGTCATGGGATTTGACGATCTGCCCATCGCGCGCATGGTGACACCGAGGCTTACGACGGTCGCTCAGCCGTTTCATGAAATCGGTGAGGAAGCTGTCAAATGGTTGATTCGGGCGGCGTCACAGCCTCCGTCACCTTCTGAGATTGGGGATTACTTGTTGCCGCATCGCCTAGTAGAACGCGAGTCCGTTCGTTCCGTTTCCTGA
- a CDS encoding substrate-binding domain-containing protein: protein MKFPNAVRLLREMAGLSRSELARRAGITPQALGLIEQGKVSPSTHVALRLAKALGTTVESLFDPEQKAAHHAGAGSLRTERVALAEIAGVRVARSLEDSAQPVPSDGLRDESGCTDWITTFDGWMARVFLSGCDPALSLLAAWVNRRCRACEAVHFLSTNEGAMAELKLGQTHIASVHGTSDAVRSLAKGKDWVIVPLAQWRMGWIVPRHNPKRWMVETGFREARPRIVNRPRGAGARALVDEALRREGVSPDDICGYDVVAKTHHEVVRAVAFGGADVGIAHEAAATPEVAFLPIREEITWLVVPRANLHHPGVQQVLDVLQSDRFRRDLSAFGPYDVSVTGARMSVLSKRGT from the coding sequence ATGAAATTCCCGAATGCCGTGAGGCTTCTGCGCGAGATGGCCGGGCTCAGTCGATCCGAACTCGCCCGACGCGCAGGGATCACGCCACAAGCATTGGGCCTCATTGAACAGGGGAAAGTGAGTCCTTCGACGCACGTCGCCTTACGCCTGGCCAAAGCGCTCGGCACCACGGTGGAGTCGCTTTTTGATCCGGAACAAAAGGCGGCGCACCACGCTGGCGCGGGTAGCTTGCGCACAGAACGCGTGGCGCTCGCGGAAATTGCGGGCGTGCGCGTGGCGAGATCGCTCGAGGACTCGGCTCAACCTGTTCCTTCCGACGGCCTACGCGACGAGAGTGGATGCACGGACTGGATCACGACGTTCGACGGTTGGATGGCGCGCGTCTTTCTGTCGGGATGTGACCCAGCGCTCTCGCTGCTGGCCGCCTGGGTGAATCGCCGATGCCGCGCGTGCGAAGCGGTCCACTTTCTCTCGACCAACGAGGGCGCGATGGCGGAACTTAAGCTAGGGCAGACGCACATTGCGAGCGTCCACGGGACGAGCGACGCCGTCCGCTCGCTCGCGAAAGGAAAGGATTGGGTCATTGTACCGTTGGCGCAATGGCGCATGGGCTGGATAGTCCCTCGTCACAATCCCAAGCGCTGGATGGTGGAGACTGGGTTTCGGGAGGCGCGTCCGCGCATCGTCAACCGCCCCCGCGGAGCCGGTGCCCGCGCGCTGGTGGACGAGGCACTTCGTCGAGAGGGCGTTTCTCCGGATGATATCTGCGGCTATGACGTGGTGGCGAAGACGCACCATGAGGTAGTGCGGGCGGTGGCGTTTGGCGGCGCAGATGTCGGCATCGCGCACGAGGCCGCCGCGACGCCCGAAGTCGCCTTTCTGCCCATTCGCGAAGAAATCACCTGGCTCGTCGTTCCGCGCGCCAACCTCCATCATCCTGGCGTGCAGCAGGTGCTCGATGTACTGCAGTCGGATCGGTTCCGCCGCGATCTCTCGGCCTTTGGCCCGTACGACGTCTCCGTGACGGGCGCCCGAATGAGTGTACTGTCGAAACGCGGGACCTAG
- a CDS encoding extracellular solute-binding protein, with amino-acid sequence MRMSMRSTVSGAMAALMLLATGCGTSTTAENTAGGAASAAPSKPVPLSVFYAGSMTHVMEQVIRPRVDQALHIDFQGEGAGSAELAHMITSKLANPDVFISASPAVDVNDLMGASNGNAARWYATLATDELVIAYSPKSKEAGEFKLAAEGKVPWYKVLEMPGVRFGRTDPKLDPKGANTILMMKLAETYYHQPNLEKTILGSDENPAQVFPEEDLIAQLTSGQMDAVIAYKHEAIEWHVPYITLPSAINLGDPALAKDYAKVSWTPDGGGKTVKGAPILFTITVLTHAPHPEQAAAFVRYMTVGPGHQILMQDGFTPTPIRFYGDLRSVPASLRAIEEHS; translated from the coding sequence ATGAGGATGTCGATGCGTTCCACCGTGAGCGGCGCCATGGCCGCTCTGATGCTCCTGGCCACAGGTTGTGGCACGTCCACGACCGCTGAGAATACCGCCGGCGGAGCCGCCTCCGCAGCGCCATCAAAGCCGGTGCCGTTATCCGTGTTTTACGCGGGCTCCATGACGCACGTGATGGAACAGGTGATTCGACCGCGGGTGGACCAGGCGCTGCACATTGACTTTCAAGGCGAAGGGGCTGGCTCGGCAGAACTGGCCCATATGATCACGTCCAAACTGGCGAACCCAGACGTGTTCATCAGCGCCTCTCCTGCTGTCGACGTGAACGATCTCATGGGCGCGTCCAACGGCAACGCCGCGCGCTGGTACGCGACCCTTGCGACCGACGAGTTGGTCATTGCGTATTCGCCGAAGAGCAAGGAGGCAGGCGAGTTCAAACTCGCGGCGGAAGGCAAAGTGCCTTGGTACAAGGTGCTGGAGATGCCCGGCGTTCGCTTTGGGCGCACGGATCCCAAACTGGACCCGAAGGGCGCCAACACCATTCTCATGATGAAGCTGGCGGAGACGTACTACCACCAGCCGAACCTGGAGAAAACCATTCTCGGCAGCGACGAAAACCCGGCTCAGGTGTTCCCGGAAGAAGATCTCATCGCGCAACTGACCAGCGGACAGATGGACGCCGTGATCGCGTACAAACACGAGGCCATCGAGTGGCATGTGCCGTACATCACCCTGCCAAGCGCTATCAACTTGGGCGATCCGGCCCTGGCCAAAGACTACGCCAAGGTCTCGTGGACGCCCGATGGCGGCGGAAAGACGGTGAAAGGTGCGCCCATTCTTTTCACCATCACTGTACTCACCCATGCCCCACACCCCGAGCAGGCAGCCGCGTTCGTGCGATATATGACGGTGGGACCAGGCCATCAGATCTTGATGCAGGACGGCTTCACCCCAACACCCATCCGGTTCTACGGCGACCTGCGAAGCGTGCCGGCCAGCCTGCGAGCCATCGAGGAGCACTCGTGA
- a CDS encoding ABC transporter permease has translation MLRSLRTSALYAAGAVSVAYALWPIIRLAADAPPDAIVQAWRQPELLQAAATSLMSAALSTALSVVLGVPAAFLLVRFRFPGKWLLETLLLLPLVLPPIVGGVALMDVFGPYTAIGSFAAAHHLPLTLSVAGIVLAQWYVTSPFLVFTSRAGFAEIPKELHEAFRLDGADGWTTFWRLYVPLAAGSILTGAALTFARALGEFGATMLMAYHPYSLPVYIWVQFTAGGVASMVPIASGIVMALAVGVAAVRLVGSRFVRRG, from the coding sequence ATGTTGCGGAGCCTGAGAACGTCTGCGCTGTACGCCGCGGGTGCCGTGTCCGTGGCGTACGCGCTCTGGCCCATCATACGGCTCGCCGCCGACGCACCTCCCGACGCTATTGTCCAGGCGTGGCGCCAGCCGGAACTGCTGCAGGCCGCGGCCACGTCCCTGATGAGTGCCGCCCTTTCGACGGCGCTGTCCGTGGTCCTTGGCGTGCCTGCGGCGTTCCTGCTTGTCAGGTTTCGCTTTCCGGGCAAGTGGTTGCTCGAAACCCTGCTGCTTCTGCCGCTCGTGCTCCCGCCCATCGTCGGCGGCGTGGCCCTCATGGACGTGTTTGGCCCCTATACGGCCATTGGCAGCTTCGCAGCGGCGCACCACTTGCCGCTCACCCTCTCCGTGGCCGGCATCGTGCTGGCCCAGTGGTATGTCACGAGCCCGTTTCTCGTGTTCACATCGCGCGCGGGATTCGCGGAGATCCCGAAGGAGTTGCACGAGGCGTTTCGCCTCGACGGGGCCGATGGCTGGACGACGTTTTGGCGCCTGTACGTACCGCTTGCGGCGGGCTCTATCCTGACCGGCGCCGCGCTGACCTTCGCGCGCGCCCTTGGCGAATTTGGCGCCACCATGCTCATGGCGTACCACCCGTACAGCCTGCCCGTCTACATCTGGGTGCAGTTCACGGCCGGCGGGGTGGCGAGCATGGTGCCCATTGCGTCCGGCATCGTGATGGCGCTCGCCGTGGGCGTGGCGGCTGTCCGACTGGTGGGCTCCAGGTTCGTCCGCAGAGGCTGA
- a CDS encoding peroxiredoxin produces MRMSEVHTLPRLNEPAPDFEANTTHGKIKLSDLRGKWVVLFSHPADFTPVCSTEFGAFARRYEEFEKRNVQLIGLSIDSVQSHLAWVHDLEKAFGVKIPFPVIADLDMKVANLYGMIHPAANNTSTVRTVFFIDDKGILRAMIYYPMNVGRNISEILRVIDALQTADKNGVSCPADWQPGDPVVVPAPATLDAIESEEEAAAKGLEYKTWYLRMKKI; encoded by the coding sequence ATGCGCATGTCCGAAGTGCACACGCTGCCTCGCCTCAACGAGCCTGCTCCGGATTTCGAGGCCAACACCACGCATGGGAAGATCAAACTGAGCGACCTGCGCGGAAAATGGGTGGTGCTGTTCTCGCATCCGGCAGACTTCACGCCCGTCTGCTCGACGGAGTTCGGCGCGTTTGCTCGTCGCTACGAGGAGTTCGAGAAGCGGAACGTCCAGCTGATTGGCCTCTCCATCGACAGCGTGCAGTCGCACCTGGCTTGGGTGCATGACTTGGAGAAGGCGTTCGGCGTGAAAATCCCGTTCCCGGTCATCGCTGACCTGGACATGAAGGTCGCGAACCTGTATGGGATGATCCATCCGGCGGCCAACAACACGTCGACGGTGCGGACGGTGTTCTTCATTGACGACAAGGGGATTCTCCGCGCCATGATCTACTATCCGATGAACGTCGGCCGCAACATCTCGGAGATCCTGCGGGTCATCGATGCGCTGCAGACAGCCGACAAGAACGGCGTGTCCTGCCCGGCCGACTGGCAGCCCGGGGATCCGGTCGTAGTGCCTGCGCCTGCGACGCTCGATGCTATCGAGAGCGAGGAAGAGGCGGCGGCCAAAGGGCTCGAGTACAAGACCTGGTATCTGCGCATGAAGAAGATCTAA